Proteins encoded together in one Jaculus jaculus isolate mJacJac1 chromosome 7, mJacJac1.mat.Y.cur, whole genome shotgun sequence window:
- the Stoml3 gene encoding stomatin-like protein 3 translates to MDSPEKLEKNTLVGIHKTRLGVCGWILLSFSFLLLLLTFPISIWMCLKVIKEYERAVVFRLGRIQADKAKGPGLILVLPCIDVFVKVDLRTVTCNIPPQEILTRDSVTTQVDGVVYYRVYSAISAVANVNDVHQATFLLAQTTLRNVLGTQTLSQILSGREEIAHSIQTLLDDATELWGIRVARVEIKDVRIPVQLQRSMAAEAEATREARARVIAAEGEMNASKSLKSASMVLSDSPIALQLRYLQTLATVATEKNSTIVFPLPMNILEGIGGISYENNKKIDARA, encoded by the exons ATGGATTCACCCGAGAAGCTGGAAAAGAACACTTTAGTGG GCATCCACAAGACCCGGCTGGGGGTGTGCGGTTGGATTCTGCTGTCCTTCTCCTTCCTGCTGTTGCTCCTCACCTTCCCCATCTCCATATGGATGTGCTTGAAG GTCATTAAGGAGTACGAACGTGCTGTTGTCTTCCGACTGGGACGCATCCAGGCCGATAAAGCCAAGGGACCAG GTTTGATCCTGGTCCTGCCCTGTATAGATGTGTTCGTCAAGGTTGATCTTCGAACGGTCACTTGCAACATTCCTCCACAAGAG ATCCTCACGAGAGACTCCGTCACCACGCAGGTGGATGGGGTCGTCTACTACAGAGTCTACAGTGCTATCTCAGCAGTGGCCAATGTCAACGATGTCCATCAAGCTACGTTTCTGCTGGCTCAGACCACTCTGAGAAATGTCCTGGGGACACAGACCTTGTCCCAGATCTTATCTGGGCGAGAAGAGATCGCCCATAGCATCCAG ACCTTGCTTGATGATGCCACTGAGCTGTGGGGGATCCGCGTGGCCCGGGTGGAAATCAAAGATGTCCGGATTCCTGTGCAGCTGCAGAGGTCCATGGCGGCTGAGGCTGAGGCAACGAGGGAAGCCAGAGCCAGG GTCATTGCAGCAGAGGGAGAAATGAATGCTTCCAAGTCCCTGAAGTCGGCCTCCATGGTGCTGAGTGACTCGCCCATAGCCCTCCAGCTGCGTTACCTGCAGACCTTGGCCACTGTGGCCACGGAGAAGAATTCCACCATCGTCTTTCCTCTGCCCATGAACATCCTCGAGGGCATTGGTGGCATCAGCTATGAGAACAACAAGAAGATCGATGCCAGGGCCTGA